The Methanothrix soehngenii GP6 genome has a window encoding:
- a CDS encoding type II toxin-antitoxin system PemK/MazF family toxin yields MKGDIVFVRFPYTDMTNAKPRPALVLHEEKDEVVLAYISSRVPIVPTKTDVLVLRSDSFFEATGLKRDSVIKLSVLATLKKWFIEGLFGEADGTLRHEINTKLALCYRL; encoded by the coding sequence ATGAAGGGCGATATTGTTTTCGTGCGGTTCCCATACACTGATATGACTAATGCCAAGCCCAGGCCAGCTCTGGTGCTTCATGAAGAGAAGGATGAGGTAGTTTTGGCCTACATATCTTCCAGAGTTCCAATCGTACCCACGAAAACAGATGTTTTGGTCTTGAGAAGTGACTCCTTTTTTGAAGCAACTGGACTAAAGCGCGATTCCGTTATAAAGCTGAGTGTGCTTGCAACTTTGAAGAAATGGTTCATTGAGGGGCTTTTTGGAGAGGCTGATGGCACACTAAGGCATGAGATCAATACAAAGCTGGCTTTATGTTACAGGCTCTAA
- the truD gene encoding tRNA pseudouridine(13) synthase TruD: MKLASEQDRFLGMDYYITDSPGCGGIIRRNPEDFLVVEVFEDLGYEGGRYLVIEVEKTDWDTHHLIREMSRHLRISQKRFGWAGTKDKRAITRQRISIMNLDESELDRIRLPDIKINVLGRTNRAVGLGDLLGNRFSITIRELSCPDPARSLASVSEEIKRHKGVANYFGVQRFGDIRPITHLVGEALARGKAEEAARIFLALPYAGEQERTREARERLWESGDIQAARNDFPGYLHHELAMLNYLAEHPGDYAHSFDVLSVNLKRLFVHAYQSYLFNRILSLRLAKSMPLDEALVGDVVCFSKGGMPDMDKTQEVTEDNLEAIARLVNRGRAFVTLPLIGFESRLAEGRQGEIERQVLQEEDILPEGFKVVENPDLGSRGTRRTALCPVDPKIRVEGDSAQLEFILPKGSYATVVLREYMKDAS; the protein is encoded by the coding sequence ATGAAACTGGCAAGCGAGCAAGACAGATTTCTGGGCATGGACTACTACATCACCGACAGTCCTGGCTGTGGAGGTATAATCAGAAGAAATCCCGAGGACTTTTTGGTGGTGGAGGTCTTCGAGGACCTCGGCTATGAAGGGGGAAGGTACCTGGTCATAGAAGTAGAGAAGACTGACTGGGATACCCATCACCTCATCCGGGAGATGTCCAGGCATTTGCGTATCAGCCAGAAGAGGTTCGGCTGGGCAGGGACAAAGGACAAGAGGGCAATAACCAGGCAGAGGATCAGCATCATGAATCTGGATGAATCGGAGCTCGATAGGATCCGCCTCCCCGACATCAAGATAAATGTGCTGGGCAGGACGAACAGGGCAGTAGGTCTGGGCGACCTTTTGGGCAACCGCTTCTCCATCACCATTCGAGAGCTCTCCTGCCCCGATCCGGCCCGTAGCCTCGCCTCCGTCAGCGAGGAGATCAAGAGGCACAAGGGGGTTGCCAACTACTTCGGTGTGCAGAGGTTTGGGGACATAAGGCCGATAACCCATCTGGTGGGTGAAGCCCTGGCCAGGGGAAAGGCCGAAGAGGCTGCCCGCATATTCCTCGCCCTGCCCTATGCTGGAGAGCAGGAGAGGACGAGAGAGGCGAGAGAAAGGCTGTGGGAGAGCGGGGATATTCAGGCCGCCCGCAATGATTTTCCTGGCTACTTGCACCATGAGCTGGCCATGCTCAACTATCTGGCCGAGCATCCTGGTGACTATGCCCATTCCTTTGATGTTCTTTCCGTCAATTTGAAGCGGCTCTTTGTGCATGCCTATCAGTCATACCTCTTCAACCGCATACTCAGCCTCCGACTGGCAAAGTCGATGCCCCTGGATGAGGCTCTTGTTGGGGATGTGGTCTGCTTTTCCAAAGGGGGCATGCCAGATATGGACAAAACCCAGGAGGTGACTGAGGATAACCTGGAGGCGATAGCCAGGCTGGTGAATAGAGGCCGGGCATTTGTCACCCTGCCCCTGATCGGATTTGAGAGCCGTCTGGCAGAGGGCAGACAGGGAGAGATCGAAAGACAGGTCCTGCAGGAAGAGGACATTTTGCCGGAGGGCTTCAAAGTTGTGGAGAATCCAGACCTGGGCTCGCGGGGCACGAGAAGAACAGCTCTCTGCCCGGTCGATCCGAAGATCAGGGTGGAAGGGGATTCAGCCCAGCTGGAATTCATCCTGCCCAAAGGGAGCTATGCCACTGTGGTGCTGAGAGAGTATATGAAAGATGCTAGTTGA
- the pth2 gene encoding peptidyl-tRNA hydrolase Pth2 yields MEFKQCIVIREDLKLSAGKLAVQVAHAAVMAVERAEKMDRSVVSEWKAEGQKKVVLRVSGVSDLFRLREDAERAGIPSAIVADAGLTEIPPGTITALGLGPAHGKLMDKVTGKLRLV; encoded by the coding sequence ATGGAATTCAAGCAGTGCATTGTTATCAGAGAGGATCTAAAGCTATCGGCGGGAAAGCTGGCGGTGCAGGTGGCTCATGCAGCAGTGATGGCAGTGGAGAGGGCGGAGAAGATGGACCGGTCAGTTGTCTCCGAATGGAAAGCAGAGGGCCAGAAGAAGGTGGTCTTGCGGGTTTCGGGCGTCTCTGACCTCTTCCGCCTGCGTGAGGATGCAGAGAGGGCGGGAATACCCTCGGCCATTGTAGCTGATGCTGGCCTGACTGAGATCCCTCCCGGCACCATAACCGCCCTGGGCCTGGGTCCGGCCCACGGAAAATTGATGGATAAGGTTACTGGCAAGCTCAGGCTGGTCTGA
- the dnaG gene encoding DNA primase DnaG, whose translation MQNVDTTKYVIYADITAEGIVERPDVVGAIFGQTEGLLGSDLDLRDLQKTGRLGRIDVQITSSGGKSSGTISIPSSFDKVETAILAAALETIDRVGPCIARIAINRIEDVRASKRRYVIERAKRILVEMFDENILETEEITEEIKQSVRVEEIIHLGKDNLPAGPNVLDSDAILVVEGRADVLNLLKYGIKNAVAVGGTNVPPTIADLCAKKVVTAFTDGDRGGELIVKELLQVADIDYVARAPDGKSVEDMTQKEIVRALRQKIPVEQVLDQYKIKNQPRKRREITTKRKSLIRERPLCVRNAAERAEAIPPRRIVPREVVPKSAPVVEEIVVAAPQEPAPKPEPEREWFRQHMDELDGTLCARLMDKNHNVLREVAVRDLARELKDSNGDVSGVIFDGVVTQRVLDIAVDKGLEYLIGAKMGNIVKSPSCVRVVTKEA comes from the coding sequence ATGCAGAATGTTGATACCACTAAATATGTCATTTATGCGGATATAACTGCAGAGGGGATAGTGGAGCGGCCAGATGTGGTCGGCGCCATCTTTGGTCAGACGGAAGGTCTCCTCGGAAGCGACCTTGACCTGCGAGACCTTCAAAAGACAGGAAGGTTGGGCAGAATCGATGTGCAAATCACATCCAGCGGGGGAAAGTCGAGCGGCACCATTTCAATTCCCTCAAGCTTCGATAAGGTCGAGACTGCCATACTTGCTGCCGCTCTGGAGACCATTGACCGGGTTGGGCCTTGCATTGCCAGAATCGCCATCAATCGCATCGAGGACGTTCGCGCCTCCAAGAGGAGATACGTAATAGAGAGGGCCAAGCGGATCCTGGTGGAGATGTTCGATGAGAACATCCTGGAGACGGAGGAGATCACAGAGGAGATAAAGCAGTCCGTCCGGGTGGAGGAGATAATCCATTTGGGCAAGGACAACCTCCCCGCCGGACCCAATGTCCTCGACTCGGACGCAATTTTAGTGGTTGAGGGCAGGGCGGATGTGCTCAATCTGCTCAAGTACGGCATCAAGAACGCCGTAGCTGTGGGCGGAACCAATGTTCCTCCCACCATTGCCGACCTCTGCGCTAAGAAGGTGGTGACCGCCTTTACCGATGGCGACCGGGGCGGCGAGCTGATAGTAAAAGAGCTACTCCAGGTAGCAGATATCGATTATGTGGCCAGGGCACCGGACGGGAAGAGCGTCGAGGATATGACCCAGAAGGAGATCGTCCGCGCTCTGCGCCAGAAGATCCCGGTGGAGCAGGTGCTCGATCAGTACAAGATAAAGAACCAGCCCCGGAAGAGAAGGGAGATCACCACCAAGAGGAAGAGCCTAATCCGGGAGAGGCCGCTATGCGTGAGAAATGCCGCGGAGAGGGCAGAGGCCATACCCCCCCGCAGAATCGTCCCCAGGGAGGTAGTGCCCAAATCGGCTCCCGTGGTGGAGGAGATAGTGGTCGCCGCCCCGCAGGAGCCTGCTCCCAAGCCCGAGCCGGAACGGGAATGGTTCCGGCAGCATATGGATGAGCTGGACGGGACACTTTGCGCGAGACTCATGGACAAGAATCATAACGTCCTCCGGGAGGTGGCAGTGAGGGACCTGGCCAGAGAGCTGAAGGACTCCAATGGAGATGTCAGCGGTGTGATATTCGATGGCGTAGTAACCCAACGCGTCCTGGATATCGCTGTCGATAAGGGCCTGGAGTATCTGATCGGCGCCAAGATGGGCAATATAGTGAAAAGCCCCTCATGCGTAAGAGTGGTCACTAAAGAGGCATAG
- a CDS encoding 60S ribosomal export protein NMD3, producing MQTLCPKCGQPAEDGLCPQCRMNSIRLIQFPDVVEVVICSVCGSQQIKGKWQFPDSRSIEDLAAGAAADSVWLHHEFIHPNIEVDLRKVGATRYIAGMRIRGSFMEQMVEETGEVPVRIKLVACERCSRMAGKYFQSTVQLRGNGSRPISSREMEECRRMAQDMADAGYRGGDQLSFIQDMKEVKGGLDIILGSTQLGRRMARAVQERFGGKLLETCKLVGKKENRDVYRSTLLVRFPRLRRGDIVSHRGSLCMVTGFDGKNTLSTSLNEGHRSCMSEEVSGEVRVLGNRADAMKAVVISKDDDVLEIMDPETFRSALASRPRGLEVEPGEEVEVVRTADGFIVL from the coding sequence ATGCAGACCCTATGTCCCAAATGCGGCCAGCCTGCAGAAGACGGGCTCTGTCCGCAGTGTCGCATGAATTCTATAAGGCTTATCCAGTTCCCGGATGTGGTGGAGGTTGTGATCTGCTCTGTATGTGGCTCCCAGCAGATAAAGGGAAAGTGGCAGTTCCCAGACAGCCGCTCCATAGAGGATCTGGCCGCGGGAGCAGCTGCTGATTCTGTTTGGCTTCACCATGAGTTCATTCATCCGAATATCGAGGTTGACCTCCGAAAGGTGGGAGCCACTCGTTATATTGCCGGGATGAGGATCCGGGGAAGCTTCATGGAGCAGATGGTGGAGGAGACCGGCGAGGTCCCCGTGAGGATCAAGCTGGTGGCCTGCGAGCGCTGCAGCCGCATGGCAGGGAAGTACTTCCAGTCCACAGTGCAGCTGCGAGGAAATGGCAGCAGACCCATTTCCTCCCGGGAGATGGAGGAGTGCCGGAGGATGGCTCAGGATATGGCCGATGCAGGCTATCGGGGAGGCGATCAGCTATCCTTCATCCAGGATATGAAAGAGGTCAAGGGCGGACTGGACATAATTTTGGGATCGACCCAACTGGGCAGGCGCATGGCCAGGGCAGTGCAGGAGCGGTTCGGCGGCAAGCTGCTGGAAACATGCAAGCTGGTGGGGAAGAAGGAGAATCGCGATGTTTACCGCTCCACATTGCTGGTCAGGTTTCCCCGACTTAGAAGAGGAGATATCGTATCCCACCGCGGCTCGCTCTGCATGGTCACGGGATTTGATGGCAAGAACACTCTGTCGACCTCCCTGAACGAAGGTCACCGGTCCTGCATGTCCGAGGAGGTCTCTGGCGAGGTACGTGTGCTGGGGAACAGGGCAGATGCCATGAAGGCAGTAGTCATCTCCAAAGATGATGATGTCCTGGAGATCATGGACCCGGAGACATTCCGCTCTGCCCTCGCGTCTCGTCCCCGAGGCCTGGAGGTGGAGCCTGGAGAAGAGGTGGAGGTAGTACGAACAGCGGACGGATTTATAGTATTGTAG
- a CDS encoding DUF424 domain-containing protein — protein MEMEDSNIQFRRKAVDERDEEETAQICLKTYRHGAETLIAVCDCDILGREFREGNLHIEVCSDFYGDEKASLSEVEDALRGATMANLVGCKVVKHAILLGWVDEDNVLSIDGVLYAQMVRM, from the coding sequence ATGGAAATGGAAGATAGCAATATACAGTTCCGCAGGAAAGCGGTGGATGAGAGAGATGAGGAAGAGACTGCCCAGATATGCCTCAAGACCTACAGGCATGGAGCAGAGACTCTGATTGCCGTCTGTGATTGCGATATACTTGGACGTGAGTTTAGAGAAGGTAATTTGCATATCGAGGTTTGTTCCGATTTTTATGGAGATGAAAAGGCCAGCTTGTCCGAGGTTGAGGACGCCCTCCGGGGGGCGACCATGGCCAATCTCGTTGGATGCAAAGTGGTAAAGCATGCCATTCTTTTGGGCTGGGTGGATGAAGATAACGTCCTCTCCATCGATGGAGTCCTCTATGCCCAAATGGTGAGAATGTGA
- a CDS encoding minichromosome maintenance protein MCM, with the protein MPADPVAKWEEFLRSRYWDDILKLADSYPDERSLKIQFSDLEKFDPDFAEELMENPDETIEAARTAILELDLPMDVYLDRAHVRIVELPRNFKTRELRSDHIGKLLAIDGLVRTATEVRPKIVSAAFQCQRCGFTFFKEQTGNKFEDQNLKCMNQACDRGGPFKLLLAQSKFVDAQKIRVQESPEDLRGGQQPQTLDVELEDDLAGRIFPGDRVIVNGVLKSYQRTNPQQGKSTYFDLFHKGVSVEMKDQEFEEIDISAEDEEAIMEMSRDPEIYEKIKDSIAPSIYGYDDVKEALGLQLVSGFEKHLPDGARIRGDIHILLVGDPGIAKSQLLRYMVKLSPRGIYTSGKSSTSAGLTATAVKDELGDGRWTIEAGALVLADKGIAAIDEMDKMNNEDKSALHEAMEQQTISVAKAGVMATLKSRCSLLAAANPKLGRFDKYEPIAPQINLTPALMSRFDLIFVLTDDPDTKRDSAIAEHILKSNYAGELSTQKPWNPEISQEDIDNALTVIEPAIDPEMLRKYVAYARKNVFPTLTEEAKEFFLNYYVGLRTQGQDSNKPVPVTARQLEALIRLGEASARLRLSREVTGVDAQRVVKILEACLRKVGVDPETGFLDADIIASGTTKSTRDRTKSVMDIIKEVSRENQGPAPREDVLNRAEELGIERSKAEEIIDRMRRDGDVFEPRPGMLKLP; encoded by the coding sequence ATGCCCGCAGATCCTGTTGCCAAATGGGAGGAGTTCCTCCGGTCCCGATATTGGGATGATATCTTAAAGCTAGCTGACTCCTATCCGGACGAGCGCAGCCTCAAAATCCAGTTCTCAGACCTGGAAAAGTTCGATCCGGATTTCGCAGAGGAGCTTATGGAGAATCCGGATGAGACCATAGAGGCTGCCCGGACCGCCATCCTGGAGCTGGATCTGCCCATGGACGTCTATTTGGATCGAGCCCATGTGCGAATAGTCGAGCTTCCAAGGAATTTCAAGACCCGCGAGCTTCGCTCTGACCATATAGGCAAGCTCCTGGCCATAGACGGGCTGGTGAGGACGGCCACCGAGGTCAGGCCGAAGATAGTATCCGCCGCATTCCAGTGCCAAAGATGCGGCTTTACCTTCTTTAAAGAGCAGACAGGAAACAAATTCGAGGACCAGAACCTGAAGTGCATGAACCAGGCCTGTGATCGGGGCGGCCCCTTCAAGCTCTTGCTCGCTCAGTCCAAGTTCGTCGATGCCCAGAAGATCAGAGTGCAGGAGTCGCCCGAGGACCTGCGCGGCGGCCAGCAGCCCCAAACCCTGGATGTCGAATTGGAGGACGACCTCGCAGGCCGGATCTTTCCTGGCGATAGGGTGATTGTGAATGGTGTTTTGAAGTCCTATCAGAGGACCAATCCCCAGCAGGGAAAGAGCACCTACTTCGATCTATTCCATAAGGGGGTATCGGTGGAGATGAAAGACCAGGAGTTCGAGGAGATAGATATCTCTGCTGAGGACGAGGAGGCGATCATGGAGATGTCTCGCGATCCCGAGATCTATGAGAAGATCAAGGACTCCATTGCCCCCTCCATATACGGCTATGATGATGTCAAAGAGGCTCTGGGCCTGCAGCTGGTATCGGGGTTCGAGAAGCATCTCCCGGACGGAGCGCGCATCAGAGGAGACATTCACATCCTGCTGGTGGGCGATCCGGGCATCGCAAAATCGCAGCTCTTGAGGTATATGGTAAAGCTCTCCCCCCGGGGGATTTACACCTCGGGAAAGAGCTCTACCTCTGCCGGCCTTACTGCCACTGCGGTCAAGGACGAGCTGGGTGACGGTCGCTGGACCATAGAGGCCGGGGCCCTGGTCCTGGCAGATAAGGGGATCGCCGCTATCGATGAGATGGACAAGATGAACAACGAGGACAAGAGCGCCCTGCATGAGGCCATGGAGCAGCAGACGATAAGCGTCGCCAAAGCCGGGGTGATGGCCACCCTGAAGTCCCGCTGCTCGCTTTTAGCCGCGGCCAATCCGAAGCTGGGGAGGTTCGATAAATACGAGCCCATAGCCCCTCAGATCAACCTCACCCCAGCTCTCATGTCCCGTTTCGATCTGATCTTTGTTCTCACCGATGACCCGGACACCAAGAGGGATTCTGCTATCGCCGAGCATATCCTGAAGAGCAATTACGCCGGAGAGCTCTCTACCCAAAAGCCCTGGAACCCGGAGATATCCCAGGAGGACATCGATAATGCCCTCACTGTGATCGAGCCGGCGATCGATCCCGAGATGCTGAGAAAATATGTGGCCTACGCTCGCAAGAACGTTTTTCCCACCCTTACCGAGGAGGCAAAGGAGTTTTTCCTGAACTATTATGTCGGCCTCAGGACCCAGGGGCAGGACTCGAACAAGCCCGTTCCGGTCACCGCCCGGCAGCTGGAGGCGCTCATAAGATTGGGCGAGGCAAGCGCCAGGCTGCGGCTGAGCCGTGAGGTGACTGGAGTTGATGCCCAGCGTGTGGTCAAAATCCTTGAGGCCTGTCTTCGTAAGGTGGGGGTAGATCCGGAGACGGGCTTTTTGGATGCGGATATCATCGCCTCGGGCACCACCAAGAGCACCCGGGATAGAACAAAATCGGTGATGGACATCATAAAAGAGGTCAGCCGGGAGAACCAGGGCCCTGCGCCAAGAGAGGACGTTCTGAATAGAGCAGAGGAGCTGGGCATAGAAAGGTCTAAAGCGGAGGAGATCATCGACCGGATGAGAAGAGATGGAGACGTCTTCGAGCCCAGGCCAGGGATGCTGAAGCTGCCCTGA
- a CDS encoding NfeD family protein, whose amino-acid sequence MNSRVRVMLSRILEIVLLLALVLGQAQAAGTVLTVDMKGTITPASDDIVLAALERAEAEDARALMLLLDTPGGGLAETTEILRLIDESDIPVIGYVHPEGAAAWSAGTIILIGSDIAAMAPHTIIGSAQPVQFSPTGSTVPVNDSKTTNAIVAMIEEKARKHGRNTTAAREFVLSNLNLNADEAMKYRVVEHIAPTPEELLAQINGTSIKDATLITKDAKLEAFEPPLNLQFLKMLSDPTIAGLLMLIGLYSLIFGISSPGMGAEVFGLIALAMGLIGLGFNVNIGAIFLILLGLGLILAELHSHTFGILAVAGLVCVIAGSILFVPTSFPEWYVPGSYQRSMALALILPSLILGLFMAFAIYKVAQARFAPMVIDVFEGEEAVAIDRLDPKGYVLFQGEYWLAEAEGTVEKGEKVIIVARGGGQLKVRAGPK is encoded by the coding sequence GGATATGAAGGGGACCATAACCCCTGCGAGCGACGATATCGTCTTAGCCGCCCTGGAGAGGGCAGAGGCAGAGGATGCCCGGGCTTTGATGCTTCTCCTGGACACGCCGGGTGGAGGTCTGGCCGAGACCACTGAGATCCTGAGGCTCATAGATGAGTCGGATATTCCGGTCATCGGCTATGTCCATCCGGAGGGAGCTGCAGCCTGGTCTGCAGGCACGATCATCCTGATCGGCTCCGATATAGCGGCGATGGCTCCCCATACCATCATCGGTTCGGCTCAGCCGGTACAGTTCTCGCCTACCGGAAGCACCGTGCCGGTAAATGATAGCAAGACCACCAATGCCATAGTGGCGATGATAGAGGAGAAGGCGCGAAAGCATGGCCGGAACACCACCGCTGCCAGGGAGTTTGTCCTCTCCAACCTGAACCTCAATGCCGATGAGGCAATGAAATACCGGGTGGTCGAGCACATCGCCCCCACCCCAGAGGAGCTCCTGGCCCAGATCAATGGCACCAGTATCAAAGACGCCACACTGATCACCAAGGATGCGAAGCTCGAGGCCTTCGAGCCACCGCTGAATCTGCAATTCCTAAAGATGCTCTCCGATCCCACTATTGCCGGGCTTTTAATGCTGATCGGCCTTTATTCCCTCATCTTCGGCATCTCCAGCCCAGGAATGGGAGCGGAGGTCTTCGGCCTGATCGCTCTGGCCATGGGGCTTATCGGTCTCGGATTCAATGTGAACATCGGCGCCATATTTCTCATTCTCCTGGGATTGGGACTGATCCTGGCGGAGCTGCACAGTCATACCTTCGGCATCCTGGCGGTGGCGGGGCTTGTCTGTGTGATAGCGGGCAGCATATTGTTTGTGCCGACCAGCTTTCCGGAATGGTACGTCCCAGGAAGCTACCAGCGGTCAATGGCCCTGGCCCTGATCCTGCCCTCGCTCATATTGGGATTGTTCATGGCCTTTGCCATTTACAAGGTGGCTCAAGCCCGTTTTGCTCCTATGGTGATCGATGTCTTCGAGGGAGAGGAGGCAGTGGCCATAGACCGGCTGGATCCCAAGGGCTATGTTCTCTTTCAGGGAGAATACTGGCTGGCAGAGGCGGAAGGGACGGTGGAGAAGGGAGAGAAGGTGATTATAGTGGCCAGGGGAGGGGGCCAGCTGAAGGTTAGAGCCGGGCCGAAGTAA